AGAAGGAGAATATCACTTACAGGGGCATCTTTGGAAACGTTACATTTATTTTATATTTTGTGCCTTGGATGATGTTTTCTATAGTAAACTACTTGACTCTCCCAATAGTGAAAGATATTTCTCCAAACCTGTTCGACTATTCTATGCTTGTTGAAAATATTCTAGCGGGCGCATTTGCTGTTATTAGCGGTTTTTTCGGCGACTATATCGGTCGAAAACGTCTTGTTGTCGCAGGGTTTATTCTTTTAGGTCTTGGTTACGCAAGTCTTGGGTTGTTTCCTCAAAACATTATCGGCTGGTGGTTCTATACTGCAGTTGATGGAGTCGCTTGGGGTATTTTTTACACTATTTTTCTCATGACAATTTGGGGCGACCTTGCAGGTGGAAAAAACAGTGAGAAATATTATGCCATTGGTTATTTGCCTTTTCTTTTGTCAATTTTCACGGAGCTGTCTTTGGGTAATGCAATTTCTTTCACTGTAAATACCTTGGCGATTTTTTCTTTCACCAGTTTGTTCCTTTTTTTGGCTGTTTTGCCACTGGCTTATGCGCCTGAAACTTTACCTTTGTCAGTGCTTAAAAATCGTGAGCTGAAGAGTTATATAGAGACCGCAGAGCGCCTGAAAAGGCAAGCGCACTCAAGTGTAAAAACTTAATTCAGTGAAGCTGACAAGCGTTGGGGAATACTTTAACCTATTTATTTTTAAGTTCATTACACATTAAAGAGAATCACAAGCTGAGTTAACATGGATTTAGAAAAAAGAATCGAACTCATCTGTAGACCGCCGACCGAAGAAGTCGTTACACTAGAGGACTTAAGAAGCCTCTTAGAAAAGGAAGAACACCCAATCGCCTACAACGGCTGGGAACCCTCTGGTCTTGCACATTTGGGAACAGGCGTTATCTGCGCTTACAAAATGAAAGACTTCGCCGAGGCAGGCATACACTTCAAAGCTTTTTTGGCAACTTGGCACGCTTGGCTCAACAATAAGCTGGGCGGAGATTTAGCGCTCATACGCAAAGCCGCAGACCTATTTCGGCACTCTTGGCTTGCGCTCGGCGTTCCAGGGGATAAGGTGGAATTCATTTACTCAGATGAACTCTACAAGGACATTGATTACTGGGCAAAAACAGTGATAATTGCCAAAAACCTAACCTTAGCACGAACCACACGCACCTTGGAAATTGCGGGAAGAAAAGAAGGCGAAGCACACTACGTCTCAGATTACCTATACACACCAATGCAAGTAGCGGACATTTTCCACATGAAAGTGAAAATTTGCCAGTTAGGCATGGACCAGCGCAAAGCCAACATGGTTGCCCGAGAAATCGGCGAAAAAATCGGCTGCTGGAAACCAATTTGTGTTCATCACCACCTGTTGCAGGGTTTAGAAAAACCAAAAGTTTGGCCGATTCCTGAGGGGCAGGAGAAAGAAGCTGTTGCCTCTGCGAAGATGTCTAAGAGTAAGCCGCAGACTTGCATTTTCATTTATGATTCACCAGAGGAAATCAAGCAGAAGATGGGAAAAGCTTTCTGCCCAGAAAAAACCGTCAAATTCAACCCAGTGCTCGACACTTGCAAGTACATAATTTTCCGAGAGAAAAACGCTTTCAGAATCGAGCGTCCAGCGAAATTCGGCGGCAATGTGGAATTTGGCAGTTTCCAAGAGCTTGAATCAACCTACGCTGAGGGTAAACTGCACCCAATGGACCTCAAAAACGGCGTTGCGGTTGGGCTGGCGGAGATTTTGGAGCCTGTTAGGCGCTACTTTGCCAACAACAAGGAAGCCAAGGACTGCTTGGAGACTGTGCGTGAGGCAAAGATTACAAGGTAGCTAACGTGTCAACTCACCAAAAAGAGAAGCAAGAGAGAATCCAAAAAATCATAGACAAGTTAATTGAAGCCTCAGAGAAAGGCAAACCCGTTATTGTTGAGGGCAAAAAAGACAATCAAGCCCTAAAAGAACTAGGCGTTAACGGCGTAATCTTGACGGTGAAGAGCGGCGGAAAATCCTTTTTGGAAGCAACACGGGAGATAGAGATGCTTGGAGCAAAAGAAGTTATTCTTCTTTTGGACTTTGACAGGCGAGGCAGAGAAGGCACGAAACGCTTGCAACAGAATTTGGAAAGGGCGAAAGTTAAGGTGAATCTTAGGTTTTGGAGTGAATTGAAGGGTTTAATTAGCAGAGACATTCAGTGCATCGAAAGCTTGCCTTCCTACCTGAGTTCGGCTCAGCGCAAGGTTACTTAATAGTGCGCGGTTGAGTGGCATCTACGTTTTTATTTGTGAAGTGCTTCTAGTTATCTTGGGGATTTTTGGTGAAGGCTAATTTGCTTCGATTCGGAAACATCATTGCGTATGTAATTACTATTATAGTTAATAGTTTGGCAGGCAGCACAGCGCTGCTTAACGGCAGAACAACTGCTGTGGTCTCAGACGCTTATCCGACGCTAGTTACGCCTGCAGGGTATGTTTTCTCAATTTGGGGAGTCATTTACCTGCTGCTCGGAGCTTTTGTTATCTACCAAGTTTTGCCAAGCCAAAAATACCAGCCGTACCAAAAACAAATCGGTGCTCTTTTCATCTTAAGCAGTCTGTTTAATGTTGTTTGGCTCTTCCTCTGGCAGTATGACTACATTACTCTGTCAGTTATTGTGATGTTTGCGCTTCTGGCAACCTTGATTACGATTTACATGCGTTTGGGTATTGGAAAAACAAAGGCTTCCTTAAAAGAGAATTTACTTGTTCGTTTGCCGTTTAGTGTATATCTCGGATGGATAACCATAGCAACCATCGCCAACGTTTCAGCGGCGCTGGTGTCCGTGAGCTGGGATGGTTTTGGCTTGGGTCCTCAAACGTGGGCAATACTTGTTTTGGCAGTGGCAGCCGTAATCGCGGTGGCTGTTATCGTAACGCGGAAGGATGTTGCTTACAGTTTAGTGTTGATTTGGGCGCTTGCAGGGATAGCAGTAAAACAAAGCCTCTATCCAGATATTGTTCTTACCGCACAGATAGTCATTGTAGTTATTGTGGTGGTTTTAGCGGTTAGGCTGTTTATGTATAAATTAAGACGTTAGGCTGGCAAACAGGTGAGCGGCGACCTGAAGGGCAAAGTGCTTACTTACGAGTTAATCGGAATAGTTTTTATTCTAATCCTTGGAAGTCTTTTTCATTTCACCTTTGAGTTGTCAGGAAACAATCCAGTCGTTGGAGCATTTTCAGCGGTAAATGAAAGCGTGTGGGAGCATCTTAAGCTGGCATTTTGGCCAACAGTGCTGTTTGCGCTAATAGAGTTCGTGCTTTTGAAGCGGGTGGTGAACAATTTTGTTCTTGCCAAAACGGTGGGGGTTTATCTTATGGTTGCGATTATTCCTGCGATATTTTACTCTTACACAGCGTTTACTGGCGAGAGCCTTTTTGCAATTGACATAGCTTCCTTTGTGATTGCTGTTATTGTAGGGCAACTGGTGAGCTACAAACTCTTAACATACAGAAAAATGCAGCGCTGGTCAGGCTGGATTGCCCTTGCGTTTCTGTTAGCTTTAGCTGGAGCATTTGTTGCCTTCACTTTCTTCCCACCGCAGTTAACGATTTTCCGCGATACGCTCACAGGGCAGTATGGAATTAGCGGATAAAACTGCACATTTAAATAAAAATTGAAACATACTTTAGCAATAAGGTAAGAACGTTGGCTTATCTGCGTAGCGAAAAAGAAGACCTCGAAATATCCTATTCACTGGACAGCATTTGGGAGGCAATCCCCAAAGCAGTCAAAACCCTACAGTGGACAATAGAAGAAAAAGATGACGAGGCGCACAGAGCTAAACTGAAAACCAAAGCAGGCTTCATGTCTTATAGCTCTATTCTCTATGTTGAGGCTAAAGCGGTGGATGAGAAAACAACGCGCATGACTATAAACGCTGAAACGCCTGTGACAACAATTACGTCGATGGCTGATTTTGGCAGAACAAAAGACCGCGTTGAAGCCTTCGTTATCATGTTAGCTAAAGAAATGGAAAAGAGAAAACGTTCTTGAGGGCTACTCAAGTACCTGCGAGCGCTTAAACGCAAACCACGCGATGAACAGAAAGACTGCGATGTAAACAAAAGCAACTCCAATCGAGCGCAGAGCAATCAGCGAAATCGGTTCCGTATAAAGCAGTTGCGGCACCGAGGTCAAGTTAAAGACATCTCTGGAATAGAAGCTTACGTTTGCATCAGGATACAAAACTGATTTTATCATGTTTGTGCCGATGCTGTCGGTTCCCGTTGAAACAGACGCCAAGGTGTTAACGGTGACGTTTTGGATTGTGACATTCTGTCCGCCTGAAATATTCATGGTTCCTGAAGCGCCAGTTCCCGGGAAGTAATTTAATGCTGGAGGATTGCCTGCGAATTGGGAGACAAGTCCTCCACCGATTGCCAAGGCAACAAACAAGCCGAAAGACATTAAGAAAGCGAGCAAAGAGTTCTTTGAAATGGCACCAGCAGCTAGAACTATTGAAACCCAGATGAATGTGGCTATCAGGTCGCCTATCAACGCTAAGGGCACAAGGTGCAGATTGTTTTGTGGTCCATAAACGATTAAGCCGCCTATTATCGAGTAGACGTAAATGACGACGTAAGCAGAGATAATGATTACGAAGATGGCGAATAGTTTGCCAAGAAAAACCATTGTTCTTGACACGGGCTTTGTTAGCAGGGGAACTATTGTTCCGCTTTCGTATTCGCCTGAAATGCTGTTCATGGCAGTTACGACAGCAAAGAGAACGAAGGTTAAATTGCCAGCGCTGAAGGTAATGGCGAAGTATGGATTTTCGGAAATATCAAAGAACGATGGGATTGCGAATCCTAACGTTGCAAAAATAAACGCAAATATCAATGCGCCTATGAAACGTTTTTTACGGATGTTCCAGAGCATTTCATACCGCACTATTGCCCAGAAACGGCTAAACCAACTTGGGCGCGCCCTGTTGGATTGAGACTTAGTCGTCATTGGGTTTGTCCTCCTTTGTCTTTAGTTACAAGCTGAATAAACACATCTTCTAAGTTAGAGATTTTCTGACTCATCCCAACGATTACTCCGCCAGCACCTGTGACTTCCTTGGAAACCTCAGCCCGAACATCGTTATGCGATGTTATCTGAATGTAAAGTGTGTTTCCAGTTTTCCACACGCCAGAAACAAAGGGCAACTTCTTTACAGCCGCGATAACCTCGTTGGTCACATCCGCCAATTCGATATGAATCATGGCAGGTTCAGAAATGGCGCTTGAAATGTTTTGAATCGTATCAGAGGCAAGCATTGAACCTTTGTTGATTATGGTTACGTGGTCGCAGATTTGTTCAACCTCAAAGAGCAAATGCGAGGAAAGAAAAACGGTCATGCCTTCTTTTGAAATCGATTTAACGAGCTCTCGAACTTCAACCATGCCCACGGGGTCTAAACCAATGCTTGGCTCATCCAAAATGACCAGTTCAGGATTGTTAAGGAGTGCTTGGGCGATGCCGATGCGTTGCTGCATGCCTTTGCTGTATTTGCCGATGAGGTCGTTTTCTCTGCCTTTTAACCCAACAATGTCGATTAGCTTGGGAATTTGCTCTTTGCGCTCCTGCTGGCTCATCCCGTACATGCGCCCATAAACATCAAGCAGTTCAGCGCCTTTGAGGTGTTTTGGAAATTTTGGCAGTTCCGGCATGTAGCCTATTGATAACTTTGTATCTGCTTGGTCTACATGTACTTCTTGCCCCAGAACCTTCGCTGTGCCTTCAGTAGCGTTAAGCAAGCCCACCAAAATTTTTATGGTGGTGGTTTTTCCTGCTCCGTTTGGGCCTAAAAAGCCATGGATTGTGTTGCGCTTAACTTTTAGGTTGAGGTTGTTAACGGCTGTTAAGGAATTGTACCGTTTTGTTAGGTTGCTGGTTTCGATGGCGTACTCCATGGCAATCGCGCTCTCAAATGCTGTTGGTGATTTTTTAATATAAAGTTAATCGATTGATAAGAAAAGCAATTGCTCACACAAAAAAGAAGAGCATTTTATAGTTTATCGGAGTGTTGCGTTGTTGGGGTATCCTCTGCTTTCCCAGTAACCAAGATAGTCTGAGTTGTCGGTTAGTTCGATTTGTGTTATCCATTTTATCCATTTGTAGCCATACTGGCTCTCCGCAACAAGCTGGAAGGGAAACCCGCGTTCTGGCGGCAGTGTTATGCCGTTCATTTTGTAGGCTATGATGATGTTTTTGTTTGTTATGTAATCAAGCGGCAGCGCGGTTGTGTAGCCGTCGTAAGCGTGAAAGATTACTGCCACCGCGTCAGGGTCGACTCCTGCATCCTGCAGCAAGTCTTTTACTAGAAAGCCTTCCCAGAGGATTTTAACTGACCAGCCTTCCACGCAATGCAGGGTTACTACTTTTTGGTATCTCTGGAATTTGCCCAAAACCTCGCTGTAGGTGTATTCAACTGTTTTGTTCACTAAGCCCGTTATGGTTAAACGGTACGTTGTTTTGCTAACATTTTGTGGTCCTTTTATGGAGTTTTCTCGGAAACCGCTGATTGAGGAGAGGTTTTCGCCTTGGTACTCTCGGATTTCTTCGGGGTACAAGACTTTGGGCTGGAAGTTCTGCAGAAAGCTCGCTAAAGACATGATTCCTATGAGCATGGCGATGAAGAAAACAAAGATGATTTGAGGAGTGTACCTTTTTGCTCTTTCCATACACTATCTATAATTAACGGAAAACACCATGGTTTAAACATAGCGGGGCTTAAAACGCTAATTCTATTTAAAGAATGGTAATTCTAACTAATGCTATTTTTTTCTATAGCCCCCCTTATTTAAAGGAGAAATAAGAGCGGTTATTTTAGGGCTTCTTTTAGCGCTGAAAAGTACGCCAGCACCTGTTCTATCTGGGGCTTAGCCATTGATAGGATTGCTTGTACGGCGGCTTTCTTTGGCGTCGTTGTCAGGGTGGCTAGTGCGTAGTCTAAGCTGGTGAAGAGTGCTTCCCACGGAATATTAACTCGCTTGCCCTTGAGGTTGTAGAGTGCCAAGACAAAAGCGCTTGCACGGCTGAGGCTGTCTTTGAATGATTGCACACTGTTGCCGACAGCCGCCACATCATAATCTTTTCCTGCGATAAATCCTTGGATGACTTGGTAATTTTGCTCTAAATTTTGAATTTCCACAAGCAAGTCTTGCTTGATTTTTTCTTCTGTGCTGTTTTGCATGTTAATCACGTTGTTGTATGTCTAAACCAAGTACATAAGAGTTTTTTAATTAATCGCTGACGGGTTTCCTGAAAAGCGTTTTAGAGCCCGTGTAATCTTGTGTCTGCTTGCCCAAGCAAGCCCAGATAGGGCAATCGTAAATCCAGCATATTGAATGCCAATCAAAAAGTTATCTTGAATAGGTAAAGTATATGTGAAGAGGGAGTAGCCTACGTCAACGGTTGGTTCAACCCTGAAAATCAAGTAATCCCATGTGGAAAACAGGTTGACAAAACGCATGTTGTAGAGGAGCGCCGCCGCCACTAACACAAGTCCCGCCGCGGCAACAAAAGATATGACCAGTTTTCTCTTTGGGTTAGTTAGTTTGAGCAGGGAGAGGCTCTTGGTCACCAGTGAGGCTGCCAAGAAGCTAAAAAAGGATAACGTGTGATAATTGTATTTTATAGCGTTAAGAAATGGCGCTTTCAGGTTCAATACAGCACCCAAATAGAGGTCAATACTTAAAACAAGTACGATGACTGCTACGCATGTTAAGTCAAAAGCAAGAAACCTGTGAAATAAGCGTCTCTGCAATAAACAAACAAGCACTGATACAATCGCGGCGTCTACGAAAAACCAGCCCAACGCATAAGCCGTCAGAAAATTGCCGATAAACCAAAAACTCGGAACCACTGTGCTTACGTTATGCACCATAAAGTCTGTGTGACCAAAGATAGATGTTACGCCCAGCCCTGAGATTGTTTGGTACCACAAATAATAAAATAACAAGACAGGCGCAGAGAACACTGCCAGCCAACTTAGGGTGCGCTTTAGGCTTGGTCGATTATACAAAAACAGTACGATTAACGGGATAAGTGTGAAGACTGCGTAGAGTTTTGTGTTGAAGGCTACCGTGAAGAGTATTCCTGAAACAAAAAATAGCCCAAGTGAACTTCTGCGAATAGCAAGTATCCCAACAAATAGGGAAAATAGGCTGAAGAATAGGCACTGCACATCGATTAGGAAGCTTCTGGAGAGGATAATGTGCCATGGGCTGAAAGCGAACAATGCAGCCGCAAAAAGCCCTGTTGTTTTATTGTACATGACTTTGCCGATGCCGTACACTAAGGCGACGCATCCAAGCCCAAACAACGTTACCAAGAATACGCCATTGCTGATTGATACTCCGAAAGCTTTCATGAAGGCGGCTTGCGTGTAAAAGCCCAACGGCGGCTGGTCCATTAAGTAAAAACCGTTCGTGTAGGGCAAGCCGTAGTTGATTACGCCCAGCACAGCGTCGTATTCCCATGCGGTGTCCCCGTTGTAGTAAGGTCCAATGGAGAGGGCAACCAGCATAAACCCGATTAGGATGCTCAAAAGCGGATAGTTCTCGCTGAGCAATCTTTTGAGGCTGTCTTTACCAAAAGAGAATTGACTGCTAATTTGTGTTTGCAGAATGCGGTCAATTGGCGCTTTGACTATTTTCAAAGCTGACTTCCTGCCCGTGAAATCAGTTCAACTCTATTTTGTCTTTTTTATGTAATATAATTTTACACTATCAGCACCTAAAGGCTGTCTTTAACCGATTATTTTCTTTACGTAAGGAATCCTTTTTAGGGGAGCAATAATTGCCAGACAAATCAGAAGCGTGACGCCTGTGATTAGTGGAATTGCTATAAATGGGTTTATGGTGGTTACGCTTAGTCTAAAGCCAAGCAAGCCCTTTTGAAGAGTTTCAAGGACTATAACGTGGAACAGGTAAATCGGGAGGGTGTTTTGGCTAATTAGTTCCAGCACTCTGCTGGCGTGAGGATGCTTGGTTTGGATTGTTTGGTTGGGCACAGCGGCTAAAAGGAGAAACAAGGCGACTGAAGCGATGATGACGCTAAAGCTTGAGGCGTCATAGAAGAATTGGCTGTACTGCTCACCCATGGTGCCGACCAAAAGGTAAGTGCCAATCATTGTCCAAATGAGGCTTAAAGCCAAAGCTACCGTTAATATTGAAGAACGCAACCGCAACTTCGTAACGTAAGCCCCTAAAACAAAATAGCCAACCATTCCAGTTAAGACGAAAACCGTTTGTTTAAACCACACTACTTGGGGGCTAATCTGCACATACAAAGCAAGTAGGGGAACTATGGCGGTGCCTAAAAACCAGATGAGCAGAAAGTACCTGATTAGTTTCCACTCTGCACAGGCTACTACTATTCGTATCAGCGGAGTGAGAAGGTACAAGCCTAATAAAAGATAGATAAACCAAAAGTGGTAATATGGACCTGCGAACACGCCCCGCAGAACCGAGTTTGCTGTCAGTGTTTCGCCGTTAACGAAGTGCCGCCATGCAAAATATATTATGCCCCAAAATATCACCGGCAACCCAATTCGGTTTAGTCTTTTTTTGAAAAAGACTCTGAGTGGTTCATCAAATTTACTTGGTTGCAACAGTAGCGCTCCAGTTAGAATAACGAATAACGATACAGCTGAGCATGCTATTGTGTTGTAAATGTTGGAGGCCCACCAAATCTGGACGCCTTGAGGAGACATTATGTCAATAGTTGGAGTCGCTTCGATTGAGGCATGAAACAAAACAACCAAAACTATGGCTACTGTTCGGATCAGATCAACGGGAAGGTTTACATCCCCACTTTTCGGGTGCAACTTTTGGTCCCTTTAACCTTTACCTTGTAGTTGTTTATCGGCTTGATTTTCTAATAAAATTTACGATATAAGCTAGAAAAGCACTTGTTCTAGTTGAACAGTGGCAGAATGAGCTTGAATAGCAAGTTAATGGCTAATGGTGGAAGATAAGCCTTTAAAAATTGCTTCAGCGATTAGTCTTCCGCCTTCTTCGTCAGGATGCACGCCGTCGCCGAAACGTTCTGGGTGATTTAACAAAGCGGAGTACACATCGATGAGGGGCAATTTTGTTTTGGTTGCAACTTCCTCGATACGGGGAAGCACCTGCGAGGTGAAGTATGGGGTGCTCAAGCCTGTGCCGTTGTCAAAGATTGGCGGCGGTTTCACAAGAAATATTTTTGGTTTGCTTGCCAGTGCCTCAAATGCGCTTATGAGGTGAATGTAGTCGTTTACGAAGCTTGAGTTGAACTGCTGAACGTATGGGTTAGCGTCGTTGGTTCCAAGCATTATGATTACCATGTGGGGCTGGAACTTTTTTGCCTCTTGAAAAGCAGTTTGGTACATGTATGGAAAATCGTTATCAAGCGAAACTGTTGTTCCGCCAACTCCAAAGTTGCTGACTGTGTAGTTTGCGCCAAGCATTCTCCAAAGCTCGTTTGAGTAGCCGCTGCTTTCGGTGATGCTGTCACCTATGCAGGCAACGCGGATAGGCAAGTCTGGGAGTTTTTCTCCAATACCGACTGCTTGAATAAAGAGGGCACCTGCAATTATCATGAGAGTAATTCCGAGTGCTAATAGCACAGTCTTGGTATTCATGTTTTCCGTCACATAAATAATGGTTTACATGATTAAACCTTTGGGCATTATTCGACAGAAATAATCAACATATGAGTGCAGGTTACGATTACCCTTTTAACCGATTAAGTCCTTTAAGATGGGTATTTTTTTGAGCGGAACAATAACGGCAAGGGAGAGGAAAAGCACAATCACAGTCATCAATGGAACACCGACGATGGAGTTGATTGTGTTTCCGTTTATGGTTATGCCTAAGTAGCCTTTTTGGAGCGATTCAAGAATAATTACGTGAAAGAGAAAGATGGGCAGAGTGTTTTGGCTGATTAGGCAAAGTAGCCCTCTGAGTTTTGGGTGGCCGCTCTTTGCTGGCTCTGCCGCGCCTGTTTTCTCTTGAGTCTGGGGCGTTTGAGTTGTATTCAACCAGAGAAACAGCATTGATGCAGCTAGAATTAGCGTTGGGCTGAAGTATTCTTGGAAGAAAAACATTGTTACGCCGCCTATAGTGGCTGCTATCACGTACGTGCCAATAGCGGTTAAGGCAACGCCAAGAGCCATGAAAAACAAGATAGTTGAGCGCTTCAGTTTTACATTTACAAGGTATGCGCCAAGTAAAAGGTACCCAGCGTAACCCGTGAAGGTAAAAACATTATTGGCCAGATAGAACGATGTGAATAAACGGCTAACTGGAAGGATAGATGCGCCCACTAGCCACAGTATTATTAGGTATTTTATCAGGTTGGCACTTGCATGAGCCATCAGCACTCGCAAAGCAGGCGTTACGAGATAAAGCCCAAGA
This genomic stretch from Candidatus Bathyarchaeota archaeon harbors:
- a CDS encoding tyrosine--tRNA ligase, translating into MDLEKRIELICRPPTEEVVTLEDLRSLLEKEEHPIAYNGWEPSGLAHLGTGVICAYKMKDFAEAGIHFKAFLATWHAWLNNKLGGDLALIRKAADLFRHSWLALGVPGDKVEFIYSDELYKDIDYWAKTVIIAKNLTLARTTRTLEIAGRKEGEAHYVSDYLYTPMQVADIFHMKVKICQLGMDQRKANMVAREIGEKIGCWKPICVHHHLLQGLEKPKVWPIPEGQEKEAVASAKMSKSKPQTCIFIYDSPEEIKQKMGKAFCPEKTVKFNPVLDTCKYIIFREKNAFRIERPAKFGGNVEFGSFQELESTYAEGKLHPMDLKNGVAVGLAEILEPVRRYFANNKEAKDCLETVREAKITR
- a CDS encoding toprim domain-containing protein, giving the protein MSTHQKEKQERIQKIIDKLIEASEKGKPVIVEGKKDNQALKELGVNGVILTVKSGGKSFLEATREIEMLGAKEVILLLDFDRRGREGTKRLQQNLERAKVKVNLRFWSELKGLISRDIQCIESLPSYLSSAQRKVT
- a CDS encoding tryptophan-rich sensory protein, which translates into the protein MKANLLRFGNIIAYVITIIVNSLAGSTALLNGRTTAVVSDAYPTLVTPAGYVFSIWGVIYLLLGAFVIYQVLPSQKYQPYQKQIGALFILSSLFNVVWLFLWQYDYITLSVIVMFALLATLITIYMRLGIGKTKASLKENLLVRLPFSVYLGWITIATIANVSAALVSVSWDGFGLGPQTWAILVLAVAAVIAVAVIVTRKDVAYSLVLIWALAGIAVKQSLYPDIVLTAQIVIVVIVVVLAVRLFMYKLRR
- a CDS encoding DUF6512 family protein, encoding MSGDLKGKVLTYELIGIVFILILGSLFHFTFELSGNNPVVGAFSAVNESVWEHLKLAFWPTVLFALIEFVLLKRVVNNFVLAKTVGVYLMVAIIPAIFYSYTAFTGESLFAIDIASFVIAVIVGQLVSYKLLTYRKMQRWSGWIALAFLLALAGAFVAFTFFPPQLTIFRDTLTGQYGISG
- a CDS encoding ABC transporter permease — protein: MTTKSQSNRARPSWFSRFWAIVRYEMLWNIRKKRFIGALIFAFIFATLGFAIPSFFDISENPYFAITFSAGNLTFVLFAVVTAMNSISGEYESGTIVPLLTKPVSRTMVFLGKLFAIFVIIISAYVVIYVYSIIGGLIVYGPQNNLHLVPLALIGDLIATFIWVSIVLAAGAISKNSLLAFLMSFGLFVALAIGGGLVSQFAGNPPALNYFPGTGASGTMNISGGQNVTIQNVTVNTLASVSTGTDSIGTNMIKSVLYPDANVSFYSRDVFNLTSVPQLLYTEPISLIALRSIGVAFVYIAVFLFIAWFAFKRSQVLE
- a CDS encoding ABC transporter ATP-binding protein yields the protein MEYAIETSNLTKRYNSLTAVNNLNLKVKRNTIHGFLGPNGAGKTTTIKILVGLLNATEGTAKVLGQEVHVDQADTKLSIGYMPELPKFPKHLKGAELLDVYGRMYGMSQQERKEQIPKLIDIVGLKGRENDLIGKYSKGMQQRIGIAQALLNNPELVILDEPSIGLDPVGMVEVRELVKSISKEGMTVFLSSHLLFEVEQICDHVTIINKGSMLASDTIQNISSAISEPAMIHIELADVTNEVIAAVKKLPFVSGVWKTGNTLYIQITSHNDVRAEVSKEVTGAGGVIVGMSQKISNLEDVFIQLVTKDKGGQTQ
- a CDS encoding molybdopterin-dependent oxidoreductase; amino-acid sequence: MERAKRYTPQIIFVFFIAMLIGIMSLASFLQNFQPKVLYPEEIREYQGENLSSISGFRENSIKGPQNVSKTTYRLTITGLVNKTVEYTYSEVLGKFQRYQKVVTLHCVEGWSVKILWEGFLVKDLLQDAGVDPDAVAVIFHAYDGYTTALPLDYITNKNIIIAYKMNGITLPPERGFPFQLVAESQYGYKWIKWITQIELTDNSDYLGYWESRGYPNNATLR
- a CDS encoding glycosyltransferase family 39 protein, which codes for MKIVKAPIDRILQTQISSQFSFGKDSLKRLLSENYPLLSILIGFMLVALSIGPYYNGDTAWEYDAVLGVINYGLPYTNGFYLMDQPPLGFYTQAAFMKAFGVSISNGVFLVTLFGLGCVALVYGIGKVMYNKTTGLFAAALFAFSPWHIILSRSFLIDVQCLFFSLFSLFVGILAIRRSSLGLFFVSGILFTVAFNTKLYAVFTLIPLIVLFLYNRPSLKRTLSWLAVFSAPVLLFYYLWYQTISGLGVTSIFGHTDFMVHNVSTVVPSFWFIGNFLTAYALGWFFVDAAIVSVLVCLLQRRLFHRFLAFDLTCVAVIVLVLSIDLYLGAVLNLKAPFLNAIKYNYHTLSFFSFLAASLVTKSLSLLKLTNPKRKLVISFVAAAGLVLVAAALLYNMRFVNLFSTWDYLIFRVEPTVDVGYSLFTYTLPIQDNFLIGIQYAGFTIALSGLAWASRHKITRALKRFSGNPSAIN
- a CDS encoding acyltransferase family protein, which codes for MHPKSGDVNLPVDLIRTVAIVLVVLFHASIEATPTIDIMSPQGVQIWWASNIYNTIACSAVSLFVILTGALLLQPSKFDEPLRVFFKKRLNRIGLPVIFWGIIYFAWRHFVNGETLTANSVLRGVFAGPYYHFWFIYLLLGLYLLTPLIRIVVACAEWKLIRYFLLIWFLGTAIVPLLALYVQISPQVVWFKQTVFVLTGMVGYFVLGAYVTKLRLRSSILTVALALSLIWTMIGTYLLVGTMGEQYSQFFYDASSFSVIIASVALFLLLAAVPNQTIQTKHPHASRVLELISQNTLPIYLFHVIVLETLQKGLLGFRLSVTTINPFIAIPLITGVTLLICLAIIAPLKRIPYVKKIIG
- a CDS encoding GDSL-type esterase/lipase family protein, with amino-acid sequence MNTKTVLLALGITLMIIAGALFIQAVGIGEKLPDLPIRVACIGDSITESSGYSNELWRMLGANYTVSNFGVGGTTVSLDNDFPYMYQTAFQEAKKFQPHMVIIMLGTNDANPYVQQFNSSFVNDYIHLISAFEALASKPKIFLVKPPPIFDNGTGLSTPYFTSQVLPRIEEVATKTKLPLIDVYSALLNHPERFGDGVHPDEEGGRLIAEAIFKGLSSTISH
- a CDS encoding acyltransferase family protein; this translates as MNQERGCNVPVDAIRTTAIILVLLLHAANDLTIQQLNLLEIFRWCTVDVYQSVGRLGVPLFLMLTGALLLQPSKVNEPLSVFFKKRLARIGLPFIFWGAVFFAWDFLVEGQAFTSTAVINGVLTGPYYHFWYLYLLLGLYLVTPALRVLMAHASANLIKYLIILWLVGASILPVSRLFTSFYLANNVFTFTGYAGYLLLGAYLVNVKLKRSTILFFMALGVALTAIGTYVIAATIGGVTMFFFQEYFSPTLILAASMLFLWLNTTQTPQTQEKTGAAEPAKSGHPKLRGLLCLISQNTLPIFLFHVIILESLQKGYLGITINGNTINSIVGVPLMTVIVLFLSLAVIVPLKKIPILKDLIG